The Brassica oleracea var. oleracea cultivar TO1000 chromosome C6, BOL, whole genome shotgun sequence genome includes a region encoding these proteins:
- the LOC106299376 gene encoding expansin-B5, which yields MALFSGKYFCFIVALFAISLKPCSCHNNTRWNSAGITWYGDREGPGSTGGACGYGDAVAKHPYQCMVSAGGPSLFKDGTGCGACYRLVCDHPLCTKKPIKVMIADECAGCTKEAFHFDLSGKAFGALAKRGKGDELRNLGELKVRYKRACCKHPKSKIAIHVDAGANPYYMSFAVKFANGDGNFACVEIQPAGGKYLKMEEMRSAVWKLNPGCALKGPFNVRLTSAVTKKVIVAKDVIPEKWSPGAIYNSLVNFATPKKNSHKKPIQKKHK from the exons ATGGCATTATTTTCAGGCAAATATTTTTGCTTTATCGTTGCTCTCTTTGCAATCTCATTGAAGCCATGTTCTTGCCATAATAATACCCGCTGGAACAGCGCCGGCATCACTTGGTATGGTGACCGAGAAGGTCCTGGCAGCACAG GAGGGGCTTGTGGATACGGTGATGCAGTGGCAAAACACCCATACCAATGTATGGTTTCAGCCGGAGGACCTTCATTATTCAAAGATGGAACGGGTTGTGGGGCATGTTATAGG CTTGTATGTGACCATCCATTATGCACCAAAAAGCCGATCAAGGTAATGATAGCAGATGAGTGTGCTGGCTGCACGAAGGAGGCGTTCCATTTTGATCTTAGCGGTAAGGCATTTGGTGCACTGGCCAAACGTGGCAAAGGCGATGAATTACGTAACCTTGGGGAACTCAAGGTTAGGTACAAACG TGCATGTTGCAAACATCCTAAGAGTAAAATAGCTATTCATGTCGACGCCGGAGCAAATCCTTACTACATGTCGTTCGCTGTTAAGTTTGCAAACGGTGATGGAAACTTTGCATGCGTGGAGATTCAACCGGCTGGTGGAAAATACTTGAAAATGGAGGAGATGAGATCCGCCGTTTGGAAACTTAACCCAGGCTGTGCATTGAAAGGTCCGTTCAACGTCCGACTTACCTCCGCCGTAACCAAAAAAGTGATCGTTGCTAAAGATGTTATCCCGGAGAAATGGAGTCCCGGTGCTATTTACAATTCTCTCGTTAACTTCGCCACTCCCAAGAAAAACAGTCACAAGAAACCCATTCAAAAGAAACATAAATGA
- the LOC106299190 gene encoding zinc finger protein ZAT9-like, with protein sequence MESYYKCRFCFKSFFNGRALGGHMRSHMPSLHKFSIQEEEGERASQVNDETESDVSSSSMMDDDDPKVANESETESSRNITNPTRKRSKRTRKLETFATKKTKASQLGYKTEPECEPPHSSASDTTTDEDLAFCLMLLSRDKWMKKKNKASRNKEVVEEIETEASEGYTKSSKKGRFTCETCGKVFKSYQALGGHRASHKKNRVSNKTEQRSETEYPERIIHECPICLRVFASGQALGGHKRSHGIGNLSVDHHHQVRVESVKQRMIDLNLPAPTDEEEVSVVFQ encoded by the coding sequence ATGGAGAGTTACTACAAGTGTAGGTTTTGCTTTAAGAGCTTCTTCAACGGAAGAGCTTTAGGTGGTCACATGAGATCTCACATGCCTAGTCTTCATAAATTTAGCATTCAAGAAGAGGAAGGGGAAAGGGCGAGTCAAGTCAATGATGAGACAGAGTCAGATGTTTCTTCGTCTTCGATGATGGATGATGATGATCCAAAGGTTGCTAACGAAAGCGAGACCGAGTCGTCGAGGAATATTACTAACCCGACACGTAAACGATCCAAGCGAACTCGGAAACTGGAAACGTTCGCGACCAAGAAGACAAAGGCGAGTCAACTCGGTTACAAGACCGAGCCTGAGTGCGAGCCTCCTCACAGCTCAGCTTCTGATACAACGACGGATGAAGATCTCGCCTTTTGTCTCATGCTGCTCTCAAGAGACAAATGGATGAAGAAGAAGAACAAAGCTAGTAGGAACAAAGAAGTAGTTGAAGAGATCGAGACAGAAGCATCAGAAGGTTACACCAAATCGAGCAAGAAAGGAAGATTCACGTGCGAGACTTGTGGGAAAGTGTTTAAATCTTATCAAGCATTAGGTGGGCACAGAGCAAGCCACAAGAAGAACAGAGTATCAAACAAAACAGAGCAACGAAGCGAAACAGAGTATCCAGAGAGGATAATCCATGAATGTCCGATATGTCTTAGGGTTTTTGCATCGGGACAAGCACTTGGAGGTCACAAGAGATCTCATGGAATTGGGAACTTGTCTGTAGATCATCATCATCAAGTACGAGTGGAGTCAGTGAAACAGAGGATGATAGATCTTAATCTTCCTGCACCAACCGATGAAGAAGAAGTCTCTGTTGTGTTTCAGTAA
- the LOC106297765 gene encoding glutathione S-transferase T2-like has product MDSTNPYSQNSNFVDLLNSQQDGFPPQTYFRESCSQLPVFSTQCTEPSRNEQKAAAFWKHIAAYFAASPKVQGSEKRGFIQCKQRWQKINDLVSKFFGSYEAATRQKTSGMNENDVVKLAHEIFFNDHKIKFNLQHAWDELRYDQKWCEASSSKIDGSYKKRKCDDGAQSSSSYATTNDAEQRPPGVKASKRGSGKRIGEALKGVSEFQNLWAIKEKDLEVKERLSKMGLLETLIAKKETLSDFEEALKKKLITEMLGRSE; this is encoded by the exons ATGGATTCTACGAATCCATATAGTCAAAACTCCAACTTTGTTGATCTGTTGAACAGTCAACAAGATGGTTTCCCTCCTCAAACCTATTTTCGTGAGAGTTGTTCACAACTCCCTGTTTTTAGTACTCAATGTACTGAACCTTCAA GAAATGAGCAAAAAGCTGCTGCTTTCTGGAAGCATATAGCTGCTTACTTTGCAGCTAGTCCAAAGGTTCAAGGCAGTGAAAAGCGAGGGTTTATCCAGTGTAAGCAGAGGTGGCAGAAGATAAATGATCTCGTTTCCAAGTTTTTTGGTTCTTATGAGGCTGCAACAAGACAGAAGACAAGTGGAATGAATGAGAATGATGTAGTTAAACTAGCACACGAGATCTTCTTCAATGATCACAAGATCAAATTTAATCTTCAACATGCGTGGGACGAGCTAAGGTATGACCAGAAATGGTGTGAAGCATCTAGTAGTAAGATTGATGGAAGCTATAAGAAGAGAAAGTGTGACGATGGTGCTCAGTCCTCAAGCTCTTACGCGACTACCAATGATGCTGAGCAACGTCCTCCTGGTGTCAAGGCATCGAAACGAGGAAGTGGTAAGAGAATCGGTGAAGCCCTCAAGGGTGTCTCTGAGTTTCAGAACTTGTGGGCAATTAAGGAGAAAGATTTGGAAGTGAAAGAGAGACTGTCCAAGATGGGGCTGCTTGAGACTCTCATTGCCAAAAAAGAGACACTATCTGACTTTGAAGAAGCTTTAAAAAAGAAGCTTATTACAGAAATGTTGG GCCGCTCAGAGTAG
- the LOC106297766 gene encoding methionine aminopeptidase 2B-like, whose protein sequence is MSTKKIKLQSSDGEVFVVKIVCVLARVIDYCKDRSYFSPERLQFWETAFWRVHHSTLVALANAANYLEIPSLLDTTCDRLAEIITDSEDDEQVRLILGIDDSKEEKETTDKKRKKNQSEKNQHTDPPVIPVYMCFPFGDFPEGEIQNYKDDNLWRTTSEEKRELERLQKPIYNSVRQAAEVHRQVRKYMRSIVEPGMLLTDICETLEITARTLISEKGLKAGIAFPTGCSLNRVAAHWTPNSGDKTVLQYDDVMKLDFGTHIDGHIIDSAFTVAFNPTYEPLLAASREATYTGIKESGIDARLCDVAASIEEVMKSYEVEINGKVFGVKSIQNLNVYSLRPYQRYAMKSIQTRMEEGEYYGIQAFGSTGKGYVREDLECSHYMKKSHIGHINLALPRAEQLLATINNKFSTLAFCRRDLDRIGETNYLGGLKTLCDVGFVQPYPPLCDVKGSYVSQFAHTVLLRPTCKEVVSKGDDY, encoded by the exons ATGTCGACCAAGAAGATCAAGTTGCAGAGCTCCGACGGTGAAGTTTTCGTGGTGAAGATTGTGTG CGTCCTCGCGAGAGTCATCGACTACTGCAAGGATCGTTCATACTTCTCCCCCGAGAGACTCCAGTTCTGGGAAACAGCGTTCTGGAGAGTCCATCATTCCACGCTCGTGGCTCTCGCTAACGCCGCCAATTACTTAGAGATCCCTTCATTGCTTGATACTACTTGTGACAGATTGGCGGAAATAATCACTGATTCCGAAGACGATGAACAGGTTCGTTTGATATTGGGTATTGATGATTCAAAAGAGGAGAAGGAAACGACTGATAAGAAAAGGAAGAAGAATCAAAGCGA GAAGAATCAACATACTGATCCACCTGTAATTCCTGTCTATATGTGTTTCCCATTTGGAGACTTTCCTGAAGGTGAAATCCAAAACTATAAGGATGA CAACTTGTGGAGAACAACATCTGAAGAGAAGAGAGAGTTGGAGCGTCTTCAAAAGCCAATATACAACTCTGTACGACAGGCTGCTGAAGTTCATCGCCAG GTTCGGAAATATATGAGAAGCATAGTGGAGCCTGGAATGTTGTTGACTGATATATGTGAGACCCTGGAGATTACTGCTCGTACGCTGATATCAGAGAAAGGTCTTAAAGCTGGCATTGCTTTCCCAACAGGATGCTCTTTGAATCG TGTTGCTGCTCATTGGACACCAAACTCTGGAGACAAGACTGTGCTTCAGTACGATGATGTTATGAAGCTGGATTTTGGAACACATATCGATG GACATATTATTGACTCTGCATTTACAGTTGCTTTCAATCCTACGTATGAACCTCTCTTAGCAGCCTCCCGTGAAGCTACTTATACCGGTATCAAG GAATCTGGAATCGACGCTCGTCTCTGCGACGTTGCTGCTTCAATTGAGGAGGTGATGAAGTCCTATGAAGTTGAAATCAACGGGAAAGTGTTTGGAG TTAAAAGTATCCAGAACTTGAATGTCTATAGCTTAAGACCTTATCAGAGATATGCTATGAAATCAATTCAGACCAGGATGGAAGAGGGGGAATACTATGGAATTCAAGCATTTGGATCAACCG GGAAAGGATATGTTAGAGAAGACTTAGAGTGCAGCCACTACATGAAGAAGTCTCACATTGGCCATATCAACTTGGCTTTGCCTAGAGCAGAACAACTCCTCGCCACCATCAACAACAAGTTCTCGACACTGGCTTTTTGCAGACGGGACCTTGATCGGATTGGTGAGACCAACTATCTAGGGGGTCTAAAGACCTTGTGCGACGTCGGCTTTGTTCAG CCGTATCCTCCGCTGTGTGATGTGAAGGGGAGCTACGTATCACAGTTCGCGCACACGGTTTTACTACGACCTACCTGCAAAGAAGTCGTCTCCAAGGGAGACGACTACTGA
- the LOC106300623 gene encoding uncharacterized protein LOC106300623 produces MWWDAGNYGPFPILNDASFSTDSACVLADHIFIFISGLGLLCFDGGDGQTWKRVLGLSEVVCGLAKPFLAELNGRVAIIWLDKDDEEVEADFSKLCLCLISISVKGGFVRGTQEKVEVVDLVPRSYDIYKCIEVLSEPESTTASTSS; encoded by the exons ATGTGGTGGGATGCTGGGAATTATGGACCGTTCCCGATTTTGAATGATGCGTCGTTTTCGACGGACTCGGCTTGTGTGCTTGCGGATCACATTTTCATTTTCATCTCGGGTTTAGGTTTATTATGTTTTGATGGTGGAGATGGACAGACTTGGAAGAGAGTCTTAGGTTTGAGTGAGGTTGTTTGTGGTCTAGCTAAGCCATTTTTGGCAGAGCTTAATGGCAGAGTTGCAATCATTTGGCTCGATAAAGATGATGAGGAAGTTGAGGCTGACTTCAGCAAGCTGTGCCTGTGTTTGATTTCGATAAGTGTGAAGGGAGGCTTTGTAAGAGGAACACAAGAGAAAGTAGAAGTGGTTGATTTGGTTCCAAGATCCTATGATATCTACAAATGTATTGAGGTTTTAAG TGAGCCTGAGTCTACCACTGCAAGCACTTCTTCATGA